From Neoarius graeffei isolate fNeoGra1 chromosome 27, fNeoGra1.pri, whole genome shotgun sequence:
tttgtcacatgcacacttcaagcacagtgaaattcatcctctgcatttaacccatctgaagcagtgaacacacacacacacacacagagcagtgggcagccacaccagagcgcccggggagcagtcaggggttcggtacctcgctcaagggcacctcagcccaaggccgccccacgtcaacctaactgcatgtctttggactgtgggggaaaccggagcacccggaggaaacccacgcggacacggggagaacatgcaaactccacacagaaaggccctcgccggccatggggctcgaacccggaccttcttgctgtgaggcgacagcgctaaccactacaccaccgtgccgcccaatccgATCCATCCGTGTGAAAACGGTGTGAGAAAGTTCTGCTTTGACTTGCGTGTGATTATATTTGAGTTGCTGGATGTCAGGAAGCTGTGAGAGGATCCGGTTTGTGTCGCTGTGTGTTCAGACACAGTTGTGTGCAGAGACAGCGTTAGTGAGCTGAACACACTGCTGCTGTGACATCACTGAGGAAGTATGTGAAGATTTACACGAATGCATttgggtcacacacacacacacacacacacacacacacacgtccattacagtggtgcttgaaagtttgtgaaccctttagaattttctatatttctgcataaatatgacctaaaacatcatcagattttcacacaagtcctaaaagtagataaagagaacccagttaaacaaatgagacaaaaatattatacttggtcatttatttattgaggaaaatgatccaatattacatatctgtgagtggcaaaagtatgtgaacctttgctttcagtatctggtgtgacccccttgtgcagcaataactgcaactaaacgtttgcggtaactgttgatcagtcctgcacaccggcttggaggaattttagcccgttcctccgtacagaacagcttcaactctgggatgttggtgggtttcctcacatgaactgctcgcttcaggtccttccacaacatttccattggattaaggtcaggactttgacttggccattccaaaacattaactttattcttctttaaccattctttggtagaacgacttgtgtgcttagggtcgttgtcttgctgcatgacccaccttctcttgagattcagttcatggacagatgtcctgacattttcctttagaattcgctggtataattcagaattcattgttccatcaatgatggcaagccgtcctggcccagatgcagcaaaacagacccaaaccatgatactaccaccaccatgtttcacagatgggataaggttcttatgctggaatgcagtgttttcctttctccaaacataacgcttctcatttaaaccaaaaagttctattttagtctcatccatccacaaaacatttttccaatagccttctggcttgtccatgtgatctttagcaaactgcagaccagcaccaatgttctttttggagagcagtggctttcttcttgcaaccctgccatgcacaccattgttgttcagtgttctcctgatggtggactcatgaacattaacattagccaaagtgagagaggccttcagttgcttagaagttaccctggggtcctttgtgacctcaccgactattacatgccttgctcttggagtgatctttgttggtcgaccactcctggggagggtaacaatggtcttgaatttcctccatttgtacacaatctgtctgactgtggattggtggagtccaaactctttagagatggttttgtaaccttttccagcctgatgagcatcaacaacgctttttctgaggtcctcagaaatctcctctgttcgtgccatgatacacttccacaaacatgtgttgtgaagatcagactttgatagatccctgttctttaaataaaacagggtgcccactcacacctgattgtcatcccattgattgaaaacacctgactctaatttcaccttcaaattaactgctaatcctagaggttcacatacttttgccactcacagatatgtaatattggatcattttcctcaataaataaatgaccaagtataatatttttgtctcatttgtttaactgggttctctttatctacttttaggacttgtgtgaaaatctgatgatgttttcggtcatatttatgcagaaatatagaaaattctaaagggttcacaaactttcaagcaccactgtatcttcatTAGCTATAAGTACAGGAGTAAAGCCTTGAACACGTCACAGGAAATCCACCGGAGTGAAGAGAGAACCGAGGACCTTTTATTATTCACTGAACTGTTCACTCGGagccaaaaccacacacacacacacacacacacacacaccttgccgTCTCATCACACACTGTTTAGTAGTTGTAGAGGCGCTGAGTGGGCTGTTTGAAGTGGCCGTAGCGACGCTCGGTGTTGGAGAACCGAGTCCTGACCAGGTTCTGCCTGCTGAGGGTGCTGCGGCTCAACTTCCTGCGTTCAGAGTGCACTCGAGCTCTCTGATCTGAGAACAGCACAGAACCACACCACAACGCCAGGAGACTCGACACATCACGCCttacctgtacacacctgagacacacacacacacacacacacacacacacacacacacacacacacagtcaggtaCATGTGCACTAAACCCCTCCTGTAGTGCGCGCTATGGACAAAGTAAAACACTCGGGCTCGTGCCGTttcaggaaaataatccatgctGGGTGCGGCGCGGCCTGATACAAAGCTGAGGATTATTTTCCGATCACAGCACAgacgagtgttttattcctctgacaccacagcaatttatcaACAATTACAGTTTTTAATACATTAAAGAACGACATGTCACTTTTACCCGTTTACATTTAACATTGTTCAAACAAGTGAGTTCCTGCTCTCACTGACGTTACAGTAGCTACAGTCACGTCCAAAAGTCTTCGCCATGTGTAAAGAAACGCTGTTGATCAAAAagggcttaaaaataattaaatgtttcaacattaaaaaatgactataaacagtaatcagtgagccataataaatgaaacagagtcagtatttggtgtgagtcgaccctttgctttattaaaaaaataaataaatccgtctcaggtccagtgaggtcagttttatgtggaaatgatctgtaggttttgctgagcatcttacagaaccagccacagttcttctggacactttgactgtcacactcacttcttcattttacaccaaaacccagcagccttcattatgctttcttttttcatctgaaatgtgctctctgatggaatatgctgctcagatacacacttttttctgtaacatttaattttgtgctggaacccCCCCACGAACGTttgaactctaaaatatttttgtactgacttgataatgtagaagtcagaaaatagaaatctataacaaaagtttggataaaaaaaaaagacaaggtgccaagacttttgcacagtactgtacatacagTTGATCCCTCAGCAGTGTCTCTTTATTCTCTCAAAGTTAATcagaccaaaaaataaaaataaaatcgcaGCTTGTTTCAtcgtgttcctgagaaactgtagagaagtgtaaactcctctgtgctGAAGATCTCAGAGAACTgagagttccagcttcacctctgactgatacacagcactcacactggagactccttacagagaccacacacacacacacacacacacacacacacacacacacacacacacacacttctccttACAGTAAACTTCATCCTGGGAATCAgctgctgttactatggaaacaataatgtattagacAGAATGAGCTCGTTAATGATAAAGCCGTGATGCACTCCATCAGTCAGAGCCGCTGTTCGATAGAATTAATCAATACCAACACACTGACCAATCATCATCCGGAAGGTGTtacagtcaaacacacacacacacacacacacacacacacacacacacacaaattgctaataattttgaaaaatttgAGTGACCTGGAAGAATCTTCTTCATCACAAACGTCTTCCTCGTTCATCCTCTGATGGCGCGTCTGGTACACAGACATGCTGGGATGCTCGATCAGCAGATTCTCCAGAGGATCTTCTACAAGAAGACCTTGAGATGagttctctacacacacacacacacacacacacacacatgtaatcCAATCCTGATATAAACAGCTCCTCCTGCAGGTCTCTGTGTGTACGGTCTCACACCTGGGATATTTATGACGATCCAGTCCCCATCTTCAGACTCCAGCAGCTCCACACAGCTCTCGTTCTCCTCCACAACACCATCCGCTTCCTCTCCTCCGCCACCCAACAGGATCTGCATCAGGACTTTACTGATCATTTTCAGAAATTCTCTTTCTCGAGTCTGGAAGCAGAAAGAGAACATACAGGTATCGTGAGTCTTCTGGCTGTGAACATCTCCACTGTCGCTGCTGGGCTCCAGTCTGGTTTCTGATCTGATCAACACTGCTCCGACTCCTCCACCTGTACACTCGGACAAAGGAAAAGGGTTCTTTAAGAGTTTGGTGAATCGTTAAGAATAATGAACGGTTTCTCCAGACAGTGAGTGAAGTATCACACTCGCATTAATGTCTTTCACAGGAAATCAGCTGAGATGAAACACACTGATACTGTcctcagggtttccccaggtttggcCACCATAAATTCAAGActtttttaagaccacttaaatgagaattaagacctacatcgcacccattacacggtcgtagaacaccagatcaaattcccaataatgacaaatgtttcaagtaaaaatacttttattataaaagttatatatttaaaagtcattatgtgcattgcttgtcaaatcttcacattcaagacaaaaaaaacaagtctaaacctggaagaaaggagcacaacgtagggtccacgtcacggccttaaaggtacacaaaaatgcagtaggcataccaacacattaatgccaaaggtgtgcactcaccagtcaaaaagccaaactgagggcccaacTCGAGGCCTAAAGAACTTTCTCTGAGCTAATTATGACCGTGCACGCAGAgatgatacttaaaataaaaaagtgaggtgggtgtattttttttttaaataaaatatcaa
This genomic window contains:
- the si:ch211-260e23.9 gene encoding tumor protein p53-inducible nuclear protein 2 isoform X1, which gives rise to MISKVLMQILLGGGGEEADGVVEENESCVELLESEDGDWIVINIPENSSQGLLVEDPLENLLIEHPSMSVYQTRHQRMNEEDVCDEEDSSRCVQVRRDVSSLLALWCGSVLFSDQRARVHSERRKLSRSTLSRQNLVRTRFSNTERRYGHFKQPTQRLYNY
- the si:ch211-260e23.9 gene encoding tumor protein p53-inducible nuclear protein 2 isoform X2; the encoded protein is MISKVLMQILLGGGGEEADGVVEENESCVELLESEDGDWIVINIPEDPLENLLIEHPSMSVYQTRHQRMNEEDVCDEEDSSRCVQVRRDVSSLLALWCGSVLFSDQRARVHSERRKLSRSTLSRQNLVRTRFSNTERRYGHFKQPTQRLYNY